One window from the genome of Cryobacterium sp. GrIS_2_6 encodes:
- a CDS encoding ATP-binding cassette domain-containing protein, translated as MLSIEHVSKRFGTRQVLTDVSFDISDGRLTGFVGANGAGKTTAMRIILGVLSSDSGDVRQGGVPLTADDRRRFGYMPEERGLYPKMKIGEQLVYLARLHGLPPASARRNTAELLERLGLGERSGDLVESLSLGNQQRAQIAAALVHDPEFLVLDEPFSGLDPLAVEVVMGVLGSYAARGVPVLFSSHQLDIVERLCDDLVIIARGEIRANGPRDELRERHSSPRFEIRTADDAGWIRTVPGVDVLEVSGGFAVFEAQTDAASQAVLRLALERGPVLTFSRQRPSLASIFKEVVQ; from the coding sequence ATGCTCTCGATCGAGCACGTCAGTAAGCGGTTCGGCACCCGGCAGGTGCTGACCGACGTGAGCTTCGACATCTCCGACGGCCGCCTGACCGGCTTCGTCGGCGCGAACGGCGCAGGCAAGACCACCGCGATGCGGATCATCCTCGGCGTGCTGTCGTCCGACTCCGGCGACGTTCGGCAGGGCGGGGTGCCGCTCACCGCCGACGACCGCCGCCGGTTCGGCTATATGCCCGAGGAACGCGGGCTGTACCCCAAGATGAAGATCGGCGAGCAGCTCGTCTACCTGGCCCGCCTGCACGGTTTGCCCCCGGCATCCGCACGGCGCAATACCGCAGAGCTGCTCGAGCGCCTCGGCCTCGGCGAGCGCAGCGGCGATCTCGTCGAATCGCTCTCCCTCGGCAACCAGCAGCGTGCGCAGATCGCGGCGGCCCTCGTGCACGACCCCGAGTTCCTCGTCCTCGACGAGCCGTTCTCCGGACTCGACCCGCTCGCAGTCGAGGTCGTGATGGGCGTGCTCGGCAGCTATGCCGCACGCGGCGTCCCCGTGCTGTTCTCCTCGCACCAGCTCGACATCGTCGAACGCCTCTGCGATGACCTCGTCATCATCGCCCGCGGCGAGATCCGCGCGAACGGCCCCCGCGACGAACTTCGCGAGCGGCACAGCAGCCCGCGCTTCGAGATCCGTACGGCTGACGACGCCGGCTGGATCCGCACGGTGCCCGGCGTCGACGTCCTCGAGGTGAGCGGCGGTTTCGCGGTCTTCGAAGCCCAGACGGATGCCGCGAGCCAGGCCGTCCTCCGCCTGGCCCTCGAGCGCGGCCCGGTCCTCACTTTCAGCCGGCAGCGCCCGAGCCTGGCCTCCATCTTCAAGGAGGTCGTGCAGTGA
- a CDS encoding class I SAM-dependent methyltransferase, producing MSRTPQKPTDLTHPSPPLTGWYSENHWPAPETVVVADDRMTADVAYRLAKSGTGMLWAGDFQNARQLLGALARRIDHIDTARRRTHPPRRGPAALFERTRADAHERARLLGLVLIPLDADYTIALRRAPGARAACLETYGPAGRTATVTSLRELLGVMGAHEWRVRGVVVPALGGSIHAHYGVFSPVRGEYLDLVLAAPLPATTATPATGTTSAAKDASRTAFDIGTGTGVIAAILAGRGFDRVIGTDTAPRALACARENVARLGLTKTVTIEDTDLFPAGLADLIVCNPPWIPGAAITATDHAVYDPDGQMLQGFLGGLAGHLAPGGEGWLVLSDIAEHLGLRSRDALLDQFDDAGLEVVARLDTKPVHRKAVDADDPLHVARAAEVTSLWRLRAVSAPERP from the coding sequence ATGTCCCGCACGCCGCAGAAGCCCACCGACCTCACGCATCCGTCGCCCCCGCTCACCGGCTGGTACTCAGAGAACCACTGGCCCGCACCCGAGACCGTCGTGGTCGCCGACGACCGGATGACCGCGGACGTGGCCTACCGCCTCGCCAAGTCGGGCACCGGGATGCTGTGGGCCGGCGATTTCCAGAACGCCCGGCAGCTGCTCGGCGCGCTCGCCCGCCGCATCGACCACATCGACACCGCCCGCCGCCGCACGCATCCGCCGCGCCGCGGCCCGGCGGCCCTCTTCGAACGAACCAGAGCCGACGCCCACGAGCGCGCCCGGCTGCTCGGCCTCGTGCTCATTCCGCTCGACGCCGACTACACGATCGCCCTGCGTCGCGCGCCCGGTGCCCGAGCCGCCTGCCTCGAGACCTACGGCCCGGCCGGCCGTACAGCGACGGTCACGTCACTGCGCGAGCTGCTCGGCGTGATGGGCGCCCACGAGTGGCGGGTGAGGGGCGTCGTCGTCCCGGCGCTCGGCGGCAGCATCCACGCGCACTACGGCGTCTTCTCACCCGTACGCGGCGAGTACCTCGACCTCGTGCTCGCCGCACCGCTTCCCGCGACGACCGCGACCCCTGCGACCGGGACCACGAGCGCGGCAAAGGATGCCTCCCGCACCGCCTTCGACATCGGAACCGGCACCGGCGTGATCGCCGCGATCCTCGCCGGCCGTGGCTTCGATCGCGTGATCGGCACGGACACGGCCCCGCGCGCGCTGGCCTGTGCGCGCGAGAACGTGGCCAGGCTCGGCCTCACGAAGACGGTCACGATCGAGGACACCGACCTGTTCCCTGCGGGACTCGCCGACCTGATCGTCTGCAATCCGCCGTGGATCCCCGGCGCCGCCATCACCGCAACCGACCACGCCGTCTACGATCCCGACGGGCAGATGCTGCAGGGCTTCCTCGGCGGCCTCGCCGGACATCTCGCACCCGGCGGCGAGGGCTGGCTCGTGCTCTCCGACATCGCCGAGCACCTCGGGCTGCGATCCAGGGATGCCCTGCTCGACCAGTTCGACGACGCCGGTCTCGAGGTCGTCGCTCGACTCGACACGAAGCCCGTGCACCGGAAGGCCGTCGACGCCGACGACCCGCTGCACGTGGCGAGGGCCGCAGAGGTGACCTCGCTCTGGCGACTGCGCGCGGTATCCGCCCCTGAGCGCCCCTGA
- a CDS encoding ABC transporter permease, with protein sequence MSDRSGTADRYPAPTLRQSVWLVATREIVARLRSKAFLISTGILLLVSIGSVVAGGLASQNQTLPKVAVVGSAAAQVVRQAGTLAAVEADDLAAAEALVRAGTVTAAIVPAELQAGYPLPLRVIALSGTPLEVVGVLSLRPEVTLLEPSKQGEGLVYLVAIGFGLVFFMSAITFGSTIAQSVVEEKQTRVVEILMTTIPVRALLAGKVVGNSIMAFGQIVAIGLLVSIGMAVTGQHVLLGDIGPSLVWFAVFFAFGFVMLASLFAATASMVSRQEDVGSATSPVLVLVMIPYFLVILFNDNPTVLAIMSYIPFSAPVGMPMRIFLGTAAWWEPLLSLSILLASTALVILIGSRIYANSLLRMGARVTFREALRG encoded by the coding sequence GTGAGCGATCGCTCGGGAACGGCCGACCGGTATCCGGCGCCGACGCTTCGGCAGAGCGTCTGGCTTGTGGCGACCCGGGAGATCGTGGCCCGGCTCCGCAGCAAGGCCTTCCTGATCTCCACGGGCATCCTGTTGCTCGTCTCGATCGGGTCCGTCGTGGCCGGCGGTCTCGCGAGCCAGAACCAGACCCTGCCCAAGGTCGCGGTGGTCGGGTCGGCCGCCGCGCAGGTCGTGCGCCAGGCCGGCACGCTGGCCGCCGTCGAGGCCGACGATCTCGCCGCCGCAGAGGCCCTCGTGCGTGCGGGCACGGTGACCGCCGCGATCGTGCCGGCGGAATTGCAGGCCGGCTACCCGCTGCCCCTGCGGGTGATCGCCCTCTCCGGGACCCCGCTCGAGGTCGTCGGCGTCCTGAGCCTCCGCCCGGAGGTGACCCTTCTGGAACCATCGAAACAGGGCGAGGGCCTCGTCTACCTCGTCGCGATCGGGTTCGGGCTCGTCTTCTTCATGTCGGCGATCACCTTCGGCTCCACGATCGCGCAGAGCGTCGTCGAGGAGAAGCAGACCCGCGTCGTCGAGATCCTGATGACGACCATCCCGGTGCGGGCGCTCCTCGCCGGCAAGGTCGTCGGCAACAGCATCATGGCCTTCGGGCAGATCGTCGCGATCGGCTTGCTCGTCTCGATCGGCATGGCGGTGACCGGCCAGCACGTCCTGCTCGGCGACATCGGCCCGTCGCTGGTCTGGTTCGCGGTGTTCTTCGCGTTCGGGTTCGTGATGCTCGCCTCGCTGTTCGCGGCGACGGCGTCGATGGTGTCCCGGCAGGAGGATGTCGGCTCTGCGACCTCGCCGGTGCTCGTCCTCGTGATGATTCCCTATTTCCTGGTGATCCTGTTCAACGACAACCCCACCGTGCTCGCGATCATGTCCTATATTCCGTTCTCGGCACCCGTCGGCATGCCCATGCGGATCTTCCTCGGCACAGCCGCCTGGTGGGAGCCACTGCTCTCGCTCTCGATCCTGCTCGCCTCCACCGCGCTCGTGATCCTGATCGGCTCCCGCATTTACGCGAATTCACTCCTCCGGATGGGGGCACGGGTCACCTTCCGCGAGGCGCTCCGGGGCTGA
- a CDS encoding SDR family NAD(P)-dependent oxidoreductase produces MTGLPADHTDGPGPGGGTGPAGGIRPAGEAVAGRTVIVAGATSTAGLAVSGALAGAGARVIVVGSNQQRLAGLIASVPGAFWYTCDLADGAAVTDLAERVHADHGMVDGLIHLVGGWRGGGGLAGQSDEDWAFLHRNIVTTLRNTSRAFNADLLASPAGRLAVVSSVSVDAPAPGGANYAAAKSAAETWTRAVGHGFAKAASPSGQTAATAIFVVRALDGLEPELAERVVALWAVPAASVNNTRIPLG; encoded by the coding sequence ATGACCGGGCTGCCGGCCGACCACACGGATGGCCCGGGCCCCGGTGGCGGGACAGGTCCTGCCGGCGGGATCAGGCCTGCCGGCGAGGCCGTCGCCGGCCGCACCGTGATCGTCGCCGGCGCGACGAGTACCGCCGGGCTGGCCGTGTCCGGGGCGCTCGCGGGGGCCGGCGCCCGTGTGATCGTCGTCGGGTCGAACCAGCAGCGCCTCGCCGGGCTCATCGCGAGCGTGCCCGGCGCGTTCTGGTATACCTGCGATCTCGCCGACGGTGCGGCCGTCACCGACCTCGCCGAACGCGTCCATGCCGATCACGGCATGGTCGACGGGCTCATTCACCTCGTCGGCGGCTGGCGCGGCGGCGGCGGCCTTGCCGGCCAGTCGGACGAGGACTGGGCATTCCTGCACCGGAATATCGTGACCACGCTCCGCAACACGAGCCGCGCCTTCAACGCCGACCTGCTGGCCTCGCCGGCAGGCCGCCTCGCCGTCGTCTCGTCGGTCTCGGTGGATGCGCCGGCCCCCGGCGGTGCGAACTACGCCGCGGCGAAGTCGGCGGCGGAAACGTGGACCCGCGCCGTCGGCCACGGCTTCGCGAAGGCGGCCTCACCGAGTGGTCAGACCGCCGCGACCGCGATCTTCGTAGTCCGCGCCCTCGACGGCCTCGAACCCGAGCTCGCCGAACGGGTCGTCGCTCTCTGGGCTGTGCCTGCGGCATCCGTCAACAACACGCGCATCCCCCTCGGCTGA
- a CDS encoding glucose PTS transporter subunit IIA: MASKPAADIVQSIGGAGNIVGLTHCATRLRFQLKDASGIDQAAVEAIPVVLGAVPQTGDRYQVVIGGAVETVYNEIWALPEMKKISAGDSIADMKAAGKAKGPRGKFAGLDTFFEVLSDSFRPILGALLGASLFITFMALMATLGVIPAWNAPGVTLDPSWQFVNLMWQGVFVFLPLMVAYNASKRMGADPWVGFGIMAVVMLPGFTALGKTDGAASVFGGHASVVQIFGLPLTVFDYSSQVFPPLLMAGVLAALTVLLKKIIPSSVQLIFVPFISMLIMIPLTAFLIGPIGVYGGAGLGNFLKSINDFSPFIFAVVIPLAYPFMVPLGLHWPLNAIMLLNIQSLGFDFIQGPMGAWNFACFGATAGVLFLAIREKDRLMKQTATGALAAGLLGGISEPSLYGIHLRFKRIYPRMLIGCLVGGVIIGLGGGVKTSAFVFTSLLTIPAFNNIPLYTIAIAAAFFTAMILVILSGYQTPEQKAEVAAQVADDEAAASMKSAHVAPVAAPVSAGTAHAATATAPSTGTATALATLLATIGSPVAGIVVPLDEVPDPVFSKGIVGPGVGIDPTEDTVYAPAAGKVLVAQPTGHAFGLLLDSGVELLIHVGIDTVNLAGKGFDVKVAAGDRVEAGTPLVTFDRAVIEAAGYSLVTPVLVTNARKFGPVEPAASGHVQVGSPLLTVAEK; this comes from the coding sequence GTGGCGTCAAAACCTGCTGCAGACATTGTTCAAAGTATTGGAGGTGCCGGGAACATCGTGGGCCTCACCCACTGCGCCACCCGGCTTCGCTTCCAGCTCAAGGACGCATCCGGAATCGACCAGGCGGCCGTCGAGGCCATCCCGGTGGTTCTGGGCGCCGTTCCCCAAACCGGCGACCGATACCAGGTCGTTATCGGCGGTGCGGTTGAGACCGTATACAACGAGATTTGGGCGCTACCCGAAATGAAGAAGATTAGTGCCGGCGACTCCATCGCTGACATGAAGGCCGCGGGGAAGGCGAAGGGTCCGCGCGGCAAGTTCGCCGGGCTCGACACGTTCTTCGAGGTTCTGTCGGACTCGTTCCGGCCGATCCTCGGTGCGCTGCTGGGCGCGTCGCTGTTCATTACATTCATGGCCTTGATGGCGACCCTCGGTGTCATCCCGGCCTGGAACGCGCCCGGCGTCACCCTTGATCCGTCCTGGCAGTTCGTGAACCTGATGTGGCAGGGCGTCTTCGTCTTCCTGCCGCTGATGGTGGCATACAACGCCTCCAAGCGGATGGGCGCCGACCCCTGGGTCGGCTTCGGAATCATGGCCGTCGTCATGCTCCCCGGCTTCACGGCCCTGGGCAAGACCGATGGTGCGGCGTCCGTTTTCGGCGGCCACGCATCCGTCGTGCAGATCTTCGGACTGCCGTTGACGGTATTCGACTACAGCTCGCAGGTGTTCCCGCCCCTGCTGATGGCCGGAGTGCTCGCCGCCCTGACCGTGCTCTTGAAGAAGATCATCCCGTCCAGCGTCCAGCTGATCTTCGTGCCGTTCATCAGCATGCTCATCATGATCCCGCTGACCGCCTTCCTGATCGGCCCGATCGGTGTGTACGGCGGAGCCGGTCTCGGTAACTTCCTCAAGTCGATCAACGATTTCTCGCCGTTCATCTTCGCGGTTGTCATCCCGCTGGCCTACCCGTTCATGGTTCCGCTCGGCCTGCACTGGCCGCTGAACGCGATCATGCTGCTCAACATCCAGTCCCTCGGATTTGACTTCATCCAGGGCCCGATGGGCGCCTGGAACTTCGCGTGCTTCGGTGCGACCGCCGGTGTGCTCTTCCTCGCCATTCGCGAGAAGGACCGCTTGATGAAGCAGACCGCGACAGGCGCTCTCGCTGCCGGTCTCCTCGGCGGCATCTCCGAACCGTCTCTCTACGGAATCCATCTCCGCTTCAAGCGCATCTACCCGCGCATGCTCATCGGTTGCCTCGTCGGTGGCGTCATCATCGGGCTCGGCGGCGGCGTCAAGACCAGCGCTTTCGTCTTCACCTCGCTGTTGACCATCCCCGCCTTCAACAACATCCCGCTGTACACGATCGCCATCGCTGCAGCCTTCTTCACCGCGATGATCCTCGTGATCCTCTCCGGCTACCAGACGCCGGAGCAGAAGGCGGAAGTTGCCGCCCAGGTTGCGGACGATGAAGCCGCAGCGAGCATGAAGTCCGCACACGTCGCACCCGTCGCAGCACCGGTTTCCGCCGGTACCGCGCATGCGGCTACGGCGACCGCACCGAGCACAGGAACGGCGACCGCACTGGCCACCCTCCTGGCCACGATCGGTTCGCCCGTCGCCGGTATCGTCGTTCCGCTCGACGAGGTTCCTGACCCCGTGTTCAGCAAGGGAATCGTCGGGCCCGGCGTCGGAATCGATCCGACAGAGGACACCGTGTACGCCCCGGCAGCCGGAAAAGTCCTCGTCGCCCAGCCGACCGGGCACGCCTTCGGCTTGCTGCTTGACAGCGGCGTCGAACTGCTCATCCACGTGGGCATCGACACCGTGAACCTGGCCGGCAAGGGCTTCGACGTCAAGGTCGCCGCGGGCGACAGGGTCGAAGCAGGCACCCCGCTGGTGACCTTCGACCGCGCGGTCATCGAAGCGGCGGGCTACTCGCTCGTCACCCCGGTGCTCGTGACGAACGCCCGGAAGTTCGGGCCCGTCGAGCCGGCGGCCTCCGGCCACGTCCAGGTCGGAAGCCCGCTCCTGACGGTCGCCGAGAAGTAA
- a CDS encoding DUF6421 family protein — protein sequence MSNYSAEALVGEPEVLEDTPNLTTSPAWVRLKAAASAMQAIQAPDGSVPEATDRPDAAAHVADIRSAVEELAPRFPHDAGYLAALDRDFARWANEDFGVPDFFDSLMQFQPQQHRTDGIRHLVVFPMYTQNGSTSRLVEAVLIEVIWPEFVAELEQQYTNKLFVPIRFLDFTPGYDTNSAVLFPETVAMREIPTFTWGAIFADREAARFRRVVGAASAITRLDLPAEAAALLDDQHLTEENFVMWDLIHDRTHMRGDLPFDPFMIKQRMPFFLYSLEELRCDLTAFRESVTIARDDTASPEARRHANLVQYAVIFDRIFRFAISGSRVRNYDGLGGQLLFAWMHQHHVLHWTDTALSLDWDAVPDVVIALGARIDELYWASIDRPKKAHWLAAYAMIAETLTPNPASAWARGLPLEVLAGPPKGYTDLVLDDEFPLSMFFEALDKKMKTVIESTAGITGRD from the coding sequence ATGTCGAATTACAGTGCAGAAGCATTGGTCGGTGAGCCCGAGGTTCTCGAGGACACCCCGAACCTCACCACCTCCCCGGCGTGGGTGCGGCTCAAGGCCGCCGCCTCGGCGATGCAGGCGATCCAGGCCCCAGACGGTTCGGTCCCTGAGGCCACCGACCGGCCGGATGCCGCCGCGCACGTCGCCGACATTCGTTCCGCCGTCGAGGAGCTCGCCCCGCGCTTCCCGCACGATGCCGGCTACCTCGCGGCGCTCGACCGCGACTTCGCCCGCTGGGCCAACGAGGACTTCGGCGTGCCCGACTTCTTCGACTCCCTGATGCAGTTCCAGCCGCAGCAGCACCGGACCGATGGCATCCGCCACCTCGTCGTCTTCCCGATGTACACCCAGAACGGCAGCACGAGCCGCCTGGTCGAGGCTGTGCTGATCGAGGTCATCTGGCCGGAGTTCGTGGCCGAACTCGAGCAGCAGTACACGAACAAGCTGTTCGTGCCGATCCGGTTCCTGGATTTCACGCCCGGCTACGACACCAATTCCGCCGTGCTCTTTCCCGAGACGGTCGCGATGCGCGAAATCCCGACCTTCACCTGGGGAGCGATCTTCGCCGACCGGGAGGCCGCCCGATTCCGCAGGGTCGTGGGCGCCGCATCCGCGATCACCCGCCTCGACCTGCCCGCCGAGGCCGCGGCACTCCTCGACGACCAGCACCTCACCGAGGAAAACTTCGTGATGTGGGACCTCATCCACGACCGCACCCACATGCGCGGTGACCTGCCGTTCGACCCGTTCATGATCAAGCAGCGGATGCCGTTCTTCCTCTACTCCCTCGAGGAACTGCGCTGCGACCTCACCGCCTTCCGCGAGTCGGTCACGATCGCGCGCGACGACACCGCGAGCCCCGAGGCGCGCAGGCACGCGAACCTCGTGCAGTACGCGGTGATCTTCGACCGGATCTTCCGCTTCGCGATCAGCGGCAGCCGGGTGCGCAACTACGACGGGCTCGGCGGCCAGCTGCTGTTCGCGTGGATGCACCAGCACCACGTGCTGCACTGGACGGACACCGCGCTCAGCCTCGACTGGGACGCCGTCCCCGACGTCGTGATCGCACTCGGCGCCCGGATCGACGAGCTCTACTGGGCCTCGATCGACCGGCCGAAGAAGGCGCACTGGCTCGCCGCGTACGCGATGATCGCCGAGACGCTCACGCCGAACCCGGCTTCGGCCTGGGCGCGCGGGCTCCCGCTCGAGGTGCTCGCCGGACCTCCGAAGGGGTACACCGACCTCGTGCTCGACGACGAATTCCCGCTGTCGATGTTCTTCGAGGCGCTCGATAAGAAGATGAAGACCGTCATCGAGTCGACGGCCGGCATCACCGGACGCGACTAG
- a CDS encoding low specificity L-threonine aldolase: MTQLHDLSSRGFASDNYSGVHPEILEAIGRANGAHQISYGEDVYTERLQQVFARHFGEGTEAFPVFNGTGANVVGLQSMLPRWGAVICASTAHINSDEGGAPEKVAGIKLLTIDTPDGKLTPALIDQQAWGWGDEHRAQPLVVSITQTTELGTAYSIGEVRAIADHAHANGMTLHMDGARLSNAAAALGVPFRAFTRDAGVDVLSFGGTKNGMMYGECIVVLNPEASAGLVYLRKLNMQLASKMRFISAQLIALLDGDLWLRNAGHANAMATKLRTALDDGIADGSITGVSFSQPTQSNAVFAVLPPGVADSLREAFRFYDWNPATGEVRWMCGFDTEEADIDAFVAALKVELESARALASDQDTAPTPEPAER, encoded by the coding sequence GTGACTCAACTCCATGACCTTTCCTCGCGCGGTTTCGCCTCGGACAATTACTCCGGGGTGCACCCCGAGATCCTCGAGGCGATCGGCAGGGCCAACGGCGCCCACCAGATCTCCTACGGCGAAGACGTGTACACCGAGCGCCTCCAGCAGGTGTTCGCGCGGCACTTCGGCGAGGGCACAGAGGCCTTCCCCGTCTTCAACGGAACCGGCGCGAACGTAGTCGGCCTGCAGTCGATGCTGCCGCGCTGGGGCGCCGTCATCTGCGCCTCGACCGCGCACATCAACTCGGATGAGGGCGGCGCCCCGGAGAAGGTCGCCGGCATCAAGCTCCTCACCATCGACACCCCAGACGGCAAGCTCACCCCCGCGCTGATCGACCAGCAGGCCTGGGGCTGGGGCGACGAGCACCGCGCCCAGCCGCTTGTCGTCTCGATCACCCAGACCACCGAGCTCGGCACCGCGTACAGCATCGGGGAGGTGCGGGCCATCGCCGACCACGCGCACGCGAACGGGATGACCCTGCACATGGACGGCGCCCGCCTCTCCAATGCGGCCGCGGCGCTCGGCGTCCCGTTCCGCGCGTTCACGCGCGACGCCGGCGTCGACGTGCTGAGCTTCGGCGGCACAAAGAACGGGATGATGTACGGCGAGTGCATCGTCGTTCTCAACCCCGAGGCATCCGCCGGACTGGTCTACCTGCGCAAGCTCAACATGCAGCTCGCCTCGAAGATGCGGTTCATCTCGGCACAGCTGATCGCGCTGCTCGATGGCGACCTCTGGCTGCGGAACGCCGGCCACGCCAACGCCATGGCCACGAAACTGCGGACCGCCCTCGACGACGGCATCGCCGACGGCTCGATCACGGGTGTCTCCTTCAGCCAGCCCACCCAGTCCAACGCCGTGTTCGCGGTGCTGCCGCCCGGCGTCGCCGACAGCCTGCGGGAGGCGTTCCGCTTCTACGACTGGAACCCGGCGACCGGCGAGGTGCGCTGGATGTGCGGCTTCGACACCGAGGAGGCCGACATCGACGCCTTCGTCGCCGCCCTCAAGGTCGAACTCGAGTCGGCTCGCGCACTCGCGAGCGACCAGGACACGGCGCCGACCCCCGAACCGGCCGAACGATGA